AGCCTGAAAACATCGTCACGTGCGGGCCTTATCAAATCAAAGAACGTCGCATTCGTGACCGAATTCGTTTGACGAAGAATCCTACTTATTGGAACGCCGACGAAGTCAGCCTCGAGACGATTGATGCCCTGGCCGTCCAGTCCGATACGACGCAGCTCAATATGTTCATGAGCGGGCAGATGGAATGGGCGACCGTGGTACCGAATTCGGTGCTCGACCAACTTCGCGAACGAGATGTTAATAAGAAGGAAGACCCGCAGCGCGAAGAAGAACGGGACGACCTGCTGATCGCACCGATGCTGTCGACCTACTTCTATCGGGTGAATACCAAGCGACCTCCGCTCGATGATCCTCGCGTGCGTCAGGCCTTGAACCTGGCGATCAACAAACAAGAGATTGTCGATCACGTGACGCGTGGTGGTCAGGTTCCGGCTGGCTCGCTCGTTCCGCCCGGGATCACCGGCTATGAAGGTCCAGTGACCCAGTCGTACAACCCAGAGCGAGCTCGCGAGCTGTTGGCCGAGGCAGGCTTTGGTCCCGGCGGCAAGACGATGCGACCGATCCAGATTCTGTACAACACTTCGGAAGGGCATAAGTCGATTGCCGAAGTAATTCAGCAGCAGTGGAAGAAGAATCTGCACATCGATGTTCAACTGCGAAATGTCGAGTGGGGGGTCTACCTGACCACGCAGCGGGAAATGGATTACGACGTCTGCCGTGCCGGTTGGATTGGTGACTACCCCGATCCGAACACTTTCCTCGATATGTTTATCACCGATGGTGAGAACAACGAGACCGGCTGGAGTAATCCCGAGTACGATAAGTTGATCGAAGAGGCTCGCTCGGAGCCAGACCCCGAGAAACGCATGAAGATCTTGCAGGATGCCGAGCAACTGCTGGTCGATCAGATGCCGATCTTGCCGGTCTACTTCTATGTTTCGATCAACATGGTTCGACCCTACGTAAAGAATTTCTATCCCAACCTTCAGGATCTCCATCCATTGCACATCCTGGAAATTGACGAAGAACAACGCGAGAAGATTCGCGAGATGGAGGGGCTGAAGTGATTCGCTTTTTGCTGAAGCGGCTGATGTGGATGGTGATCACCATGTGGGTCGTCTTCACTATCAGCTTCTATTTGATGTGGACGGTCTCGCCGGAAGGGGCATTGCTGAGCGAACGCCAGTTGCCAGCGGCGATCAAACGCAACCTCGAGCAGTACTACGATCTCGACAAACCGCTTACCACCCGATACTTCAAGGTGATGGGCAACTACCTGACGCTCAACCCAGGGCCGAGCATGAAGCTGATCGACAAGTCAGTGCTCGACATCCTCAAAGAAGGTCTCCCGATTTCGGTTTCTTTGGGTGTGCTCGGGCTCAGCTTCGCGCTCCTGATTGGCTTCAGCACCGGGATTGTATCTGCCTTAAGGCGGCAGTCACTGATCGACGTGACCTTCCGTATGGTGGCGACCTTAGGGATCGCGATTCCTAACTTCGTGTTGGCTGGCTTCGCGATCATCATCTTTGTGTTTACGCTCAACTTGTTCCCGGCTGGTGGCTGGGGACGGCCGATCGACCTGGTGCTGCCATCGCTTTGCCTGGCGGCTCCGTTCGCGGCCTATATCTCTCGTCTGACACGAACAGGCATGTTGGAAGTGCTGGGGCAAGACTATATCCGAACTGCTTACGCCAAAGGTTTGATGCCGACTACGGTCGTGCTCAAGCATGCCTTTCGCGGGGCTATCTTGCCGGTCGTTTCGTACCTGGGACCTGCCACGGCAGGTATCTTGACCGGTTCGCTCGTGTTGGAACGCATCTTCTTTATCCCTGGTTTGGGAAGTCACTTTATCGAGGCCGTGTTGCAAAAAGATCACCCGGTCAGCCTGGCGGTGGTGATGGTCTACACGTTCGTACTGTTCTCGATGAATACGCTGGTCGACCTTTCGTACGGGTTGATCGATCCTCGGGTGAAGTTGGACAAGTAATTACTCTCTGCGAAGG
The window above is part of the Bremerella sp. JC817 genome. Proteins encoded here:
- a CDS encoding ABC transporter permease codes for the protein MIRFLLKRLMWMVITMWVVFTISFYLMWTVSPEGALLSERQLPAAIKRNLEQYYDLDKPLTTRYFKVMGNYLTLNPGPSMKLIDKSVLDILKEGLPISVSLGVLGLSFALLIGFSTGIVSALRRQSLIDVTFRMVATLGIAIPNFVLAGFAIIIFVFTLNLFPAGGWGRPIDLVLPSLCLAAPFAAYISRLTRTGMLEVLGQDYIRTAYAKGLMPTTVVLKHAFRGAILPVVSYLGPATAGILTGSLVLERIFFIPGLGSHFIEAVLQKDHPVSLAVVMVYTFVLFSMNTLVDLSYGLIDPRVKLDK
- a CDS encoding peptide ABC transporter substrate-binding protein, with amino-acid sequence MKWSLRGLFPYVIPLVFVVALFFAFRMGSLPPADFTFSNGTEIQSVDPAKSTGAPEGRIIDAIFEGLYRKLPDPTSPDDMVPLPGMAKSHDLSEDLKTYTFHMREGAKWTNGEPVTAYDWTFSWMRFLHPESGTQYAYQLWYIKNAKRYTTGDLKEGDRVEVELADRKDKAQMFPRGTMVSGIVKKIDTFEEGGKQSSGGHDEEEAIQYHVYTVDCVPEKDGEPDWEGPVKQRVFYTEGTPAKYLTKFPGAEAAMHVLLHFSEVGIKAPDEKTLIVELEAPTPYFLELASFYPMHPVNRTCVETFGYPDWTKPENIVTCGPYQIKERRIRDRIRLTKNPTYWNADEVSLETIDALAVQSDTTQLNMFMSGQMEWATVVPNSVLDQLRERDVNKKEDPQREEERDDLLIAPMLSTYFYRVNTKRPPLDDPRVRQALNLAINKQEIVDHVTRGGQVPAGSLVPPGITGYEGPVTQSYNPERARELLAEAGFGPGGKTMRPIQILYNTSEGHKSIAEVIQQQWKKNLHIDVQLRNVEWGVYLTTQREMDYDVCRAGWIGDYPDPNTFLDMFITDGENNETGWSNPEYDKLIEEARSEPDPEKRMKILQDAEQLLVDQMPILPVYFYVSINMVRPYVKNFYPNLQDLHPLHILEIDEEQREKIREMEGLK